The Spirosoma foliorum genome has a window encoding:
- a CDS encoding ABC transporter permease, producing the protein MKTHEVIIQPGRSERHYWRDLWRNRELMYILSMRDVSVRYKQTALGTAWGLIRPLTTMLIMVFVFSKIAKLPADPGVPYPLMVLGGITVWTFFSTAFTQISNSVTLNSNLVTKVYFPRLIMPISSIAVSFVDFLVSLGLFILLAIWYRFIPDWHLLLLPAFIVLALLASFAFGLFFAAVNVKFRDIGQLIPFIVQVGFYICPIAYSSRLVAEKANEWWAPFYWFNPMVGIIDGFRWSLLGERAYFDLHSLLLSIGIVTVCLILSLYFFRKRENTFVDDI; encoded by the coding sequence TTGAAAACTCACGAAGTAATTATTCAACCGGGTCGCTCAGAGCGGCATTACTGGCGAGACCTCTGGCGCAATCGGGAACTGATGTATATTCTGTCTATGCGCGACGTGTCTGTTCGGTATAAGCAGACAGCATTAGGCACTGCCTGGGGGCTTATTCGCCCCCTGACAACCATGCTGATTATGGTGTTCGTCTTCAGTAAAATTGCCAAACTGCCAGCCGATCCAGGTGTCCCCTACCCCCTCATGGTACTAGGTGGTATTACGGTATGGACATTTTTTTCAACGGCTTTTACCCAAATAAGTAACAGCGTAACGCTGAATTCTAACCTGGTTACGAAAGTCTATTTTCCACGCCTTATTATGCCGATCAGTTCGATCGCCGTTAGTTTTGTCGACTTTTTGGTTTCACTGGGGTTATTTATTCTGTTAGCCATTTGGTATCGGTTTATACCCGACTGGCATTTGCTTTTACTACCTGCGTTTATCGTACTAGCGTTGCTGGCATCGTTTGCCTTTGGGCTTTTCTTTGCCGCCGTTAATGTCAAATTCCGCGATATAGGCCAGCTTATTCCGTTCATTGTTCAAGTTGGTTTTTACATTTGCCCGATTGCATACAGCAGCCGACTAGTTGCCGAAAAAGCCAACGAATGGTGGGCACCTTTTTACTGGTTTAATCCGATGGTTGGTATCATCGACGGTTTTCGTTGGTCGCTGCTCGGTGAAAGGGCCTACTTTGATCTTCATAGTTTACTCCTGTCTATTGGTATAGTAACAGTCTGTTTAATTCTGTCTCTATACTTTTTTCGGAAACGGGAGAATACTTTTGTAGATGATATATAA
- a CDS encoding ABC transporter ATP-binding protein, giving the protein MSVITVENISKQYIIDHKRGKGSNTLRDVLTENFRSMFGKKAKNATTHEEFWALRGVNFSIEQGDRVGLVGHNGAGKSTMLKILSKIIQPTTGTVRIRGRVASLLEVGTGFHPELTGRENIFLNGSLLGMSRSEIKKQFDEIVAFAGVEKFLDTPVKRYSSGMYVRLGFAISAHLDPEIMIVDEVLAVGDAEFQKKSLGKMRDNSASGRTVIFVSHNLTAVQALCNKTFYFEKGRLIEQGETNQVIASYLSKVSKTRLRRQWDTPEEGPGNDLVRVRRIELIPDYQDDLTHIDVRTSMTFQFEFWNQMDHANLNLSLHLNSLTGECIFNIGTLSQPYGKGLIAAECTIPGYFLNDGSYTISIMIVKDTVTPLYVMEEGITFDVEDYREGIAWYGKWPGYVRPQFPFHTKMLEPVVSE; this is encoded by the coding sequence ATGTCTGTTATCACTGTCGAAAATATAAGTAAGCAATACATCATTGACCACAAACGGGGCAAGGGTAGCAATACGCTACGCGATGTTCTGACGGAAAATTTCCGGTCGATGTTTGGTAAGAAGGCTAAGAATGCCACTACTCATGAAGAGTTCTGGGCTTTACGCGGCGTCAACTTTTCGATTGAACAGGGCGATCGGGTAGGTCTCGTTGGGCATAATGGAGCCGGAAAATCAACGATGCTCAAGATCTTGAGCAAGATTATCCAACCAACTACAGGAACAGTACGTATTCGGGGACGGGTAGCCAGTTTGCTCGAAGTAGGAACCGGTTTCCACCCAGAACTGACGGGCCGGGAAAACATCTTTTTAAATGGTTCGCTGCTCGGAATGAGTCGTAGCGAAATCAAGAAACAGTTCGACGAAATCGTGGCTTTCGCTGGAGTTGAAAAATTCCTGGACACTCCCGTAAAGCGATACTCGTCAGGCATGTACGTTCGGCTTGGGTTTGCCATATCGGCTCACCTCGATCCCGAAATCATGATTGTTGATGAGGTCCTGGCGGTAGGTGATGCGGAATTCCAGAAAAAAAGTTTGGGTAAAATGCGGGATAACTCGGCCAGTGGTCGAACGGTTATCTTTGTTAGTCATAACTTAACCGCCGTACAAGCCCTTTGCAATAAGACCTTTTATTTTGAAAAAGGCCGTTTGATTGAACAGGGCGAGACGAACCAAGTTATTGCCTCTTACCTGAGTAAGGTTTCGAAAACACGATTACGCCGTCAGTGGGATACGCCCGAAGAAGGTCCAGGCAATGATCTGGTCCGTGTACGACGGATTGAGTTGATTCCAGACTATCAGGATGACCTGACCCATATCGACGTTCGAACCTCCATGACGTTTCAGTTTGAATTCTGGAATCAAATGGACCATGCCAACCTGAATTTAAGTCTGCACCTTAATTCGCTTACGGGTGAGTGTATTTTTAATATCGGTACACTATCACAACCGTATGGCAAAGGATTGATTGCTGCCGAATGTACCATTCCAGGTTATTTCCTCAACGATGGTTCATATACCATTTCCATAATGATCGTTAAGGATACGGTTACACCACTTTATGTTATGGAAGAAGGCATTACCTTTGATGTTGAGGATTATCGCGAAGGAATTGCCTGGTACGGAAAATGGCCAGGCTATGTTCGACCGCAATTTCCTTTTCATACCAAAATGCTGGAACCCGTTGTTAGTGAGTAG
- a CDS encoding DegT/DnrJ/EryC1/StrS family aminotransferase has product MINVTKSYLPDLEDYVTLLRGVWERVHLTNDGPLLRDLEDQLKEYLGVKHLKFCTNGTIVLQMALKVLDIKKEVITTPFSYVATTNALLWEGCTPIFADIRPDDFNIDPAKIESLITENTEAIMATHVYGNACQIEQIQAIAEKHNLKVIYDAAHTFGATYKGNSILSYGDISTCSFHATKVFHTVEGGCIVTNDDVLAEKLHHYRSFGHKNDTYFGLGINAKNSEFHAAMGLCVLPKVPDLIAARKERFGYYDSQLDFSRITRPSLTPGIEYNYAYYPIVFDSEETLLRVMETLISQNIVPRRYFYPSLNTLPFALTSGEAQPCPVSEDVALRVLCLPMYPDLAKEDIDRIATIVNEAVLAVNEDA; this is encoded by the coding sequence ATGATTAACGTAACCAAATCATACCTGCCCGATCTTGAGGATTATGTAACCCTTTTAAGAGGTGTCTGGGAACGCGTTCACCTAACAAATGACGGACCCTTACTGCGCGACTTAGAGGATCAACTAAAAGAGTACCTGGGCGTTAAGCACCTGAAATTCTGTACCAATGGCACCATTGTTCTCCAGATGGCACTCAAGGTACTGGATATCAAAAAAGAGGTGATTACCACTCCTTTCTCCTACGTTGCAACCACCAACGCGCTATTGTGGGAAGGCTGTACGCCTATTTTTGCTGATATTCGTCCAGACGATTTCAATATTGATCCGGCCAAAATCGAATCCCTGATTACCGAGAATACAGAGGCTATTATGGCTACGCATGTATATGGGAATGCTTGTCAGATCGAGCAGATTCAGGCGATAGCAGAGAAACATAATCTGAAAGTTATTTACGACGCAGCGCATACCTTTGGAGCTACGTATAAAGGAAATTCAATTCTCAGCTATGGGGATATCAGTACCTGTAGTTTCCACGCTACGAAAGTATTTCATACTGTTGAGGGTGGTTGTATTGTAACGAATGACGATGTCCTGGCAGAGAAATTACATCACTACCGTTCGTTTGGTCATAAGAACGACACGTATTTTGGGTTAGGCATTAATGCCAAAAACTCGGAATTCCATGCGGCAATGGGTTTGTGCGTGCTACCAAAAGTACCCGATCTGATTGCGGCCCGTAAAGAACGGTTCGGCTACTACGATAGTCAGCTTGATTTTAGCCGGATTACGCGCCCTTCCCTTACACCTGGCATAGAGTATAATTATGCCTATTATCCGATTGTATTCGATTCGGAAGAAACGCTTTTGCGCGTAATGGAGACGCTAATATCTCAGAATATCGTACCTCGGCGCTATTTCTACCCTTCCTTAAATACATTGCCTTTTGCACTTACTTCAGGCGAAGCACAGCCTTGTCCGGTATCGGAGGATGTTGCACTCCGGGTGTTATGTTTACCCATGTACCCTGATTTAGCTAAAGAAGATATCGACCGTATTGCCACTATCGTCAACGAAGCCGTGCTTGCGGTCAACGAAGATGCCTAA
- a CDS encoding polysaccharide biosynthesis/export family protein: MATRLQRKNRVILTALLVSIAGFTTQAQIAPSSGAGATPASGLPSSTPSSLPGSSKGGLPAGVNINNLPAGVQQQINNQRTGQGATNGRTATPGTTQTPTGADFSQQTDTTQQGLTDKEIAAEGVKRAQLREQAERRQKLFGYSLFNDPAMATTFQPNLNIATPRNYIVGPGDELNIQMYGYSAGDFSQKVSPEGYVYISGQSGIGPIFVSGLSVDKAKERLISRMSAKFVGLRNSSYGAQNTFLEVSLGNIRSIRVTVTGDAIRPGTYTMSGLSTVMNAIYQAGGPNDVGSFRKVQLIRNNHILATLDLYDYLLNGTQRNDFRLQDNDNIRFTTYIQRVEINGAVKRSNIFEMLPGETLERLLFYAGDFTSNAYKSRLQVTRLTDRELKFLDVTVPEFKTFVMQDGDIVTVERLLNRFENKLTIEGSVYRPGEYSLDNNRTLKQLIASAEGLKGDAFTGRINILRTREDLAMENLAINLAAIMAGTQEDIPLQREDQVIIPSRFELAQAATISVQGEVNRIDTDLPYMANMTLNDALVQTGGLKESAAASLVEVVRRKKDVDPRSPSAQIATIYRFNVNRDLSINSDENKNFTLEPFDQIIVRRSPNYAVQTYATVAGEVILPGAYAIISKDQKISDLVAQAGGLTPQAYVEGATLVRPVKLSAEELRRKQQAIEDVANSAAKSVVETEVISTNSVESININLKKILQKPGSSEDILLQEGDTLRIPKLLETVRVEGEVQLPKTVKYRTGQGFRDYISETGGFTSKSQRRRSFIMYANGSVDRTRKFVFFNVYPRVEPGAEIIVPRKTNVPLTPQQILSSTAGTISSLLSVIGLIIALSRVGN; encoded by the coding sequence GTGGCAACCCGTTTACAACGTAAAAATCGTGTTATCCTAACCGCTCTGCTGGTATCCATAGCAGGCTTTACCACCCAGGCTCAGATTGCCCCATCGTCGGGAGCAGGGGCAACTCCCGCATCTGGATTACCAAGTAGCACGCCATCATCACTACCTGGCAGTAGCAAAGGAGGATTACCAGCAGGCGTCAATATCAACAATTTACCGGCTGGTGTTCAGCAGCAGATCAATAATCAACGAACAGGCCAGGGAGCAACCAATGGTCGAACCGCAACACCTGGAACAACCCAAACGCCAACAGGTGCTGATTTTTCGCAGCAAACGGACACCACTCAGCAAGGATTGACCGATAAGGAAATTGCGGCAGAAGGAGTTAAGCGCGCCCAGCTACGTGAGCAGGCCGAGCGACGCCAGAAACTATTTGGCTATTCGCTCTTTAACGACCCTGCAATGGCCACTACCTTTCAGCCAAACCTGAATATTGCTACTCCCCGGAACTATATTGTTGGACCAGGTGATGAACTGAATATTCAGATGTATGGCTACTCGGCTGGTGATTTTTCGCAGAAAGTATCGCCAGAAGGTTATGTTTATATTTCAGGTCAAAGTGGTATTGGACCAATTTTCGTATCTGGCTTAAGCGTCGATAAAGCGAAAGAACGTCTCATAAGCCGGATGTCGGCTAAGTTTGTGGGGCTACGCAACTCCTCATATGGAGCCCAAAATACATTCCTGGAGGTTTCATTAGGAAATATTCGTAGTATTCGGGTTACCGTAACTGGCGATGCAATACGGCCTGGCACTTATACTATGTCGGGTTTGTCGACAGTGATGAACGCTATTTATCAGGCAGGTGGGCCTAACGATGTTGGTTCATTCCGTAAAGTTCAACTCATTCGGAACAACCATATTTTGGCCACACTCGATCTCTATGATTATCTGTTAAATGGTACTCAACGCAATGATTTTCGTTTACAGGATAATGACAACATTCGATTTACAACCTATATTCAGCGGGTTGAAATCAATGGAGCGGTTAAACGATCAAATATTTTCGAAATGCTTCCGGGCGAAACTCTGGAACGGTTACTTTTCTATGCAGGCGACTTTACGTCAAACGCGTATAAAAGTCGGCTACAGGTAACCCGCCTAACCGATCGCGAACTAAAATTCCTGGATGTAACTGTTCCCGAATTTAAGACGTTTGTGATGCAGGACGGCGATATCGTGACTGTCGAACGATTACTCAATCGTTTTGAGAATAAACTAACTATTGAAGGGTCAGTTTATCGCCCTGGCGAATATTCGTTGGATAATAACCGTACACTAAAACAACTCATTGCCTCTGCCGAAGGGTTGAAAGGAGACGCCTTTACGGGTCGAATCAATATCCTGAGAACTCGTGAAGATTTGGCCATGGAAAACCTGGCTATAAACCTGGCCGCTATCATGGCTGGTACACAGGAAGATATCCCTCTCCAGCGCGAAGATCAGGTTATTATTCCATCACGTTTCGAGTTAGCTCAGGCAGCAACAATTTCAGTACAGGGTGAGGTAAACAGAATAGATACTGACTTGCCTTATATGGCTAATATGACGCTGAACGATGCACTAGTTCAAACGGGTGGTCTGAAAGAATCAGCAGCAGCATCGCTGGTTGAAGTTGTTCGTAGAAAAAAGGATGTTGACCCCCGCTCTCCATCTGCCCAGATTGCTACAATTTATCGGTTCAATGTCAACCGGGATTTGTCGATCAACTCCGACGAGAACAAAAACTTCACTTTAGAACCGTTCGACCAGATCATTGTTCGCCGATCGCCCAACTACGCCGTTCAAACCTACGCCACCGTTGCTGGCGAAGTAATATTACCCGGTGCGTACGCAATTATTAGTAAAGATCAGAAAATTTCGGATCTGGTTGCTCAGGCCGGCGGCCTCACGCCACAAGCTTATGTAGAAGGAGCAACATTGGTTCGTCCGGTAAAACTGAGTGCTGAAGAATTGCGTCGGAAGCAGCAGGCTATCGAAGACGTCGCTAATAGTGCGGCAAAATCTGTCGTTGAAACTGAAGTTATTTCGACGAACTCGGTTGAGTCCATTAATATTAATCTTAAGAAGATCCTTCAAAAACCAGGTTCGTCTGAAGATATTTTGCTTCAGGAAGGCGACACCTTACGCATTCCCAAGCTCCTCGAAACAGTACGTGTTGAAGGGGAAGTCCAGTTACCCAAAACAGTAAAATACCGGACTGGCCAGGGCTTCCGGGATTACATTTCAGAAACGGGTGGCTTTACCAGTAAATCGCAACGTCGGCGATCGTTTATCATGTATGCCAATGGCTCCGTCGATCGTACCCGCAAGTTTGTTTTCTTCAATGTGTATCCACGTGTTGAGCCAGGTGCTGAAATCATCGTTCCAAGAAAAACAAATGTGCCGCTGACCCCCCAACAGATATTATCGTCAACAGCAGGTACGATTTCATCGCTGTTAAGTGTAATCGGATTGATTATTGCTTTAAGCCGGGTGGGGAATTAA
- a CDS encoding DNA topoisomerase IV subunit B: MAELLNQSVQYNEDSIRSLDWREHIRLRPGMYIGKLGDGSAADDGIYVLIKETIDNCIDEHVMGFGKTIDVRVTDHRVEVRDFGRGIPLGKVVEVVSKINTGGKYDSGAFQKSVGLNGVGTKAVNALSTYFRVQSFREGRTVWAEFERGELKNKGEDSTTERNGTLICFEPDDSVFKNFHFIPQFLENMIWNYCYLNAGLTIAFNKQKYISQNGLLDLLRDKTKKDEESLRYPIIHLKGNDLEIAMTHGNQYGEEYYSFVNGQYTTQGGTHLNALKEAIVETVRRHFDKNYEVSDIRSSIIAAVSIRVQEPVFESQTKTKLGSQNMSPESNAQSVSSFVKDFVKERLDNYLHINPAVRDALKKRIEQSERERKELAGIKKLANDRAKKASLHNKKLRDCRNHLPDLKAEDRYQSTLFITEGDSASGSITKSRNVQSQAVFSLRGKPLNCFGLTKKVVYENEEFNLLQHALDIEEGLDGLRYNRIVIATDADVDGMHIRLLMLTFFLQFFPDLVRNGHLYILETPLFRVRNPKNHKETTYCYSEEEKQAATDKLIKGNKKVEITRFKGLGEISPDEFGLFIGENMRLEPVIMEKETSVPKLLSYYMGKNTPDRQRFIIDNLRIEKDVDEVALV, from the coding sequence ATGGCAGAATTGCTGAATCAGTCAGTTCAATACAATGAAGACAGTATCCGCTCGCTGGATTGGCGCGAGCACATTCGCCTGAGACCAGGCATGTACATCGGTAAACTTGGCGATGGATCCGCTGCCGACGATGGAATTTATGTCCTTATTAAAGAAACCATCGACAACTGTATCGATGAACACGTGATGGGTTTTGGTAAAACCATTGACGTTCGGGTGACAGATCACAGGGTTGAGGTACGCGACTTTGGCCGGGGTATTCCCTTAGGAAAGGTTGTTGAAGTTGTCTCTAAAATCAACACCGGCGGTAAATACGACTCGGGCGCGTTCCAGAAATCGGTGGGGCTCAATGGCGTTGGTACAAAGGCCGTTAATGCCTTGTCTACTTATTTTCGCGTGCAGTCGTTTCGGGAAGGACGTACCGTATGGGCCGAATTTGAACGAGGTGAACTGAAAAATAAAGGCGAAGATTCGACTACCGAGCGAAACGGTACATTGATCTGCTTTGAACCCGATGACAGTGTATTTAAGAACTTTCATTTCATTCCGCAGTTTCTGGAAAACATGATCTGGAATTACTGCTATCTGAATGCGGGGTTGACAATTGCGTTCAATAAACAGAAATACATTTCGCAAAACGGGCTGCTTGATCTACTTCGCGACAAGACCAAAAAAGATGAAGAGTCGCTCCGGTATCCGATCATCCATCTGAAAGGAAATGATCTCGAAATTGCCATGACTCACGGCAACCAATACGGCGAAGAGTACTATTCATTTGTAAACGGCCAATATACGACACAGGGCGGTACGCATCTGAATGCCCTCAAAGAGGCTATCGTTGAAACGGTTCGGCGCCACTTCGATAAGAATTATGAAGTATCCGATATCCGATCGTCCATTATTGCCGCTGTTAGTATACGGGTTCAGGAGCCCGTTTTTGAATCGCAAACCAAAACAAAGCTTGGATCACAAAACATGTCGCCTGAGTCAAACGCTCAGTCTGTCAGTTCGTTTGTTAAGGATTTTGTGAAAGAACGCCTGGATAATTATCTGCACATTAACCCCGCTGTTCGCGACGCGCTCAAGAAACGAATCGAGCAGTCGGAACGGGAGCGCAAAGAACTCGCCGGTATTAAAAAATTGGCCAATGATCGTGCCAAAAAAGCAAGTCTTCACAATAAAAAATTGCGCGATTGCCGCAATCATTTGCCTGACTTGAAAGCGGAAGATCGCTACCAGTCAACCCTCTTCATTACCGAAGGGGACTCGGCGAGTGGTTCTATCACAAAATCGCGGAATGTGCAGTCGCAGGCTGTGTTTAGCTTGCGTGGAAAACCCTTAAACTGTTTTGGCCTGACTAAAAAAGTCGTGTACGAAAACGAAGAGTTTAACCTGTTGCAACACGCCCTTGATATTGAAGAAGGATTGGATGGCCTTCGGTACAATCGTATTGTTATTGCTACCGATGCAGATGTTGACGGCATGCACATCCGGTTGTTGATGCTAACATTTTTTCTGCAATTCTTCCCCGACCTGGTTCGTAACGGGCATTTGTACATTCTCGAGACACCTTTGTTCCGGGTCCGGAATCCGAAAAACCATAAAGAAACCACTTATTGCTATTCGGAGGAGGAAAAACAGGCGGCAACCGATAAATTAATAAAAGGCAACAAAAAAGTTGAGATTACCCGATTTAAGGGTTTAGGCGAAATCTCTCCTGATGAATTTGGCCTGTTTATTGGCGAAAACATGCGTTTGGAACCCGTGATTATGGAGAAAGAAACATCGGTTCCTAAACTGCTGAGCTATTATATGGGCAAAAACACGCCCGATCGTCAGCGATTCATTATCGACAATCTTCGTATCGAAAAAGATGTAGACGAAGTTGCCTTAGTATAA